AAGAGTTGATTGACAGAATAGCAGAACAGACTGGCGAGAAAAGAGTTGCGGTCAAGGTTGTAGTACAGGCATTCCTTGACGAAATTGTTGAAGAGCTCGAACAGGGCAACAGGCTTGAGTTCCGTGATTTCGGAGTGTTTGAAACAAAAAAGAGAGCTCAGAGGGTAGCCCAGAACCCCAAAACTCTTGAGAAAGTTCAGGTGCCTTCAAAGAGGACAGTGAAATTTAAGCCCGGAAGAATGATGAAAAATAAGGTTTCCGGCGATTAAAAGGCTTTTAGTTTAGATTATAAGGCTTCGACGGCCTTTCGGCCGCGGGGCTTTTTTTATTTTTATGAAAAAAGCGGCGTTAATATCTGTAGGAAACGAACTCATTAACGGCAGCTGTTATGACAGCAACGCCGAATGGCTTAAGTCTAAGCTTATAGACCTGAGCTTTGAGCTCTCACTTTCAATCAAACTTCCTGATGAACAGCAGTGTGTGGCGAAGGCTCTTAAATATGCCTCTGAGTTTTCCGATGTTTGCATAATCACTGGAGGCTTAGGTCCAACCAAAGATGATATCACGCGTGAAGCCCTCTCGCTATTCGCAGGCGAACCGCTGGTTTACAGGGATGACCTCTATGCCCGCATTGCAGAATATTTCCAAAAACGCGGCCGCACGATGAGCAGGGTAAACTCAGTGCAGGCATATATTCCCGAAGGCAGTGAGCCGCTTTTAAATAATCAAGGAACTGCCCCGGGTATAAAAATCACCTCCGATTCATTTGTCCTATATTCGCTTCCGGGCGTGCCTTCTGAGATGAAGGCGATGTTCGAAGAGCATATCGCCCCTGAGATTTCGGGTAAAGCCTTTGCTTTTAGAAAAACGCTCAAGGTTTTCGGGCTCGGCGAATCAAGCGCAGCAGAGCTGCTCGGAGATATGATGAACAGAGGCTCCAACCCGGAAATCAACTGCACGGTAAAAGAATACGTTATAACCCTTTCGTTTTTGGCAAGGGCCGGCCGTGAGGATCCTGAAAAATTGCTCCATCTTTCAGTTGATAAGGCAAAATCTCTATTGGGTGAGTGCGTTTATGCGGATGAGGATATAAGCCTTCCCGAAGCTGTTGCCCGCAAGCTGCTTGATTCTCGCAAAATTGTAACCACCGCAGAATCCTGCACAGGCGGCCTGATTGCAAAGCTGCTCACTGATATCTCCGGTTCAAGCGCCTATTTTCAAAACGGCTGGATTACCTATTCCAATGAGGCAAAGTCCCGTCAGCTCGGTGTCCTCTCGGAAACACTAAAACAATATGGAGCGGTGAGCGAGCAGACTGTTAGTGAGATGGCGGAAAATGCACTGAAAATCTCAGAGGCAGATTTTTCTATATCTGTTTCAGGGATTGCAGGCCCATCAGGCGGGAGTGAACAAAAACCGGTTGGGACGGTATATATCTGCGTTGCTTCTAAAGAAAAATCTGTTGTAAGGAGGCTATTCTACCCTGGAGGGAGAAAAGCATGCAGGCTTAGAACAGCCCTTACAGCACTCGACGTTCTCCGCAGAGAATTTTTATAGCTTTGTTTGACTAAAAACAAAGCCTTTATATAATTCCAAAAATGCAGGCTTTAATTTTGTTAACGATTCAATTCAGGCTTAAATCCAATGGCTAAGAAAAAAAGAATTGGAGAAATTCTTTACGGGAGAAACCTCGTTGAAAAGCTGCCTCTGGCGAAAGCAGTGAAAACTGCTCAGAAGTCAGACCGGCTTACAGGTGAGGTGCTTGTGGAAATGGGCGCGGTAACCGAGGATGATGTGGCCTCGGCGCTTGCCAAGCAGGCAGGAATGAAATACGCCGATTTCGATCAGATCAGGCTCCCTGAAAACGTAGAGACTTATCTCCCCAAGGATATCGTAAAATCACTACAGGCAATCCCGTTCGGCGAAGAAAACGGGAAGATGAAAATAATCATCTCAGACCCTCGAAACCTCGAGGCTCTCGATACCCTCCGCTTCAAATTTAATAAAGACCTCGAATGCTATGTAGGCAGTCCCACTCGAATACGCGAATACATCAATAAGGCTACAGATGTAATTCGAGACAGCATCGATAAGGCTACCGAAGACCTCTTCGAAGAGGGTGAAACGATCGAGAGCACAATCAAGATTGCAGGGAATGCTGCACAGGCCGACGATGACGGGCCTGTGATTAAGCTTGCAAACCTGATTATTGATGAGGCGGTTAATATGGGTGCTTCGGATATCCATATTGAATCGATGGCATCAAGGGTGCGAGTTCGCTACAGAATCGACGGCGTGTGCATAGAGAGAAGCGATGTGCCCAAGAATATGCAGAATCCTCTCATCGCCCGCTTTAAGATCCTATCCAATATGGATATTGCTGAAAGAAGAATACCTCAGGACGGCCGTATTAAGAGGGAATACAAAGGCACTCAGATCGATTTTCGTGTGTCCTGCCTTCCCGGTTACCACGGCCCCAGCATTGTGCTTCGTATTCTGCGTCCGGACAATGTCAATATTGGTATTCAGGCTCTCGGCTTCGACAACGAGCTTTACAGCAGGTTTGAAAGAATCATCAAACGTCCAAACGGCATCTTCCTTGTTACAGGGCCTACAGGTTCAGGTAAAACAACAACCCTCTACTCCGCCCTCAAAGAGCTTAATCGTCCGGATAAGAAGATTATTACTGCTGAAGACCCCGTTGAGTATATGGTAGGGGGGATAAATCAGTGTCAGGTTAATACTGAAATCAAACTTGATTTTTCCACTATCCTGCGGTCTATGCTTAGGCAGTCGCCGAATGTGATTCTGGTTGGTGAGATTCGAGATGGTGAGGTGGCAGATATCGCTATTCAGGCAGCTCTCACAGGACACCTTGTTTTCAGTACGCTGCATACAAACGACGCCTCAAGTGCTGTAGCACGTTTGATTGATATGGGCGTTAAGCCTTTCCTCGTAGCGAGTTCAATTCAGGCTATTATGGCTCAGAGACTCGTAAGGAGGATCTGCTCTGAATGCAAGGAGATTGATGAAGAACCAGATACAAGATA
This window of the Sedimentisphaera salicampi genome carries:
- a CDS encoding competence/damage-inducible protein A; translation: MKKAALISVGNELINGSCYDSNAEWLKSKLIDLSFELSLSIKLPDEQQCVAKALKYASEFSDVCIITGGLGPTKDDITREALSLFAGEPLVYRDDLYARIAEYFQKRGRTMSRVNSVQAYIPEGSEPLLNNQGTAPGIKITSDSFVLYSLPGVPSEMKAMFEEHIAPEISGKAFAFRKTLKVFGLGESSAAELLGDMMNRGSNPEINCTVKEYVITLSFLARAGREDPEKLLHLSVDKAKSLLGECVYADEDISLPEAVARKLLDSRKIVTTAESCTGGLIAKLLTDISGSSAYFQNGWITYSNEAKSRQLGVLSETLKQYGAVSEQTVSEMAENALKISEADFSISVSGIAGPSGGSEQKPVGTVYICVASKEKSVVRRLFYPGGRKACRLRTALTALDVLRREFL
- a CDS encoding HU family DNA-binding protein, whose product is MDTVTKKELIDRIAEQTGEKRVAVKVVVQAFLDEIVEELEQGNRLEFRDFGVFETKKRAQRVAQNPKTLEKVQVPSKRTVKFKPGRMMKNKVSGD
- a CDS encoding GspE/PulE family protein is translated as MAKKKRIGEILYGRNLVEKLPLAKAVKTAQKSDRLTGEVLVEMGAVTEDDVASALAKQAGMKYADFDQIRLPENVETYLPKDIVKSLQAIPFGEENGKMKIIISDPRNLEALDTLRFKFNKDLECYVGSPTRIREYINKATDVIRDSIDKATEDLFEEGETIESTIKIAGNAAQADDDGPVIKLANLIIDEAVNMGASDIHIESMASRVRVRYRIDGVCIERSDVPKNMQNPLIARFKILSNMDIAERRIPQDGRIKREYKGTQIDFRVSCLPGYHGPSIVLRILRPDNVNIGIQALGFDNELYSRFERIIKRPNGIFLVTGPTGSGKTTTLYSALKELNRPDKKIITAEDPVEYMVGGINQCQVNTEIKLDFSTILRSMLRQSPNVILVGEIRDGEVADIAIQAALTGHLVFSTLHTNDASSAVARLIDMGVKPFLVASSIQAIMAQRLVRRICSECKEIDEEPDTRYLRALNLKKEDLADKPIYKGQGCSRCNGTGYKGRMAIFELLEMNTELRELAFACAPTQELRKAALSSGMRPLVEDGINKIFAGYTTPEEVARVAQSDEIVIE